A section of the Gasterosteus aculeatus chromosome 10, fGasAcu3.hap1.1, whole genome shotgun sequence genome encodes:
- the LOC144383027 gene encoding uncharacterized protein LOC144383027 — protein MSSVENLREFVNERLSAAAEEIFGVFKRTVVEYQEEIDRQRRLLDVFWKPEVRLHRIELPQSRVCKEEELLSEQQLCLQERKPSLDQEDPDPPEIKEEQEELCTSPEGEQLEPKQEAFTLTPTCEERGHGEDQLLDSCSDETESVVQETSLEYISVESTAVVELNNDHQLLSHNPHESDGRDQKGVKLSLTSNKEPAPLDEKPFLRDCGKYFQLKNSLLGHVRRTHRVDEPYVCNTCGKRFIYKSTFETHKTVHSEEKPFSCKTCGKHFKCSSYLKFHMKVHTGKRPHSCSTCGKTFTKTSHLKSHLLIHSGEKPYCCITCGKTFSRPSTLTSHKRIHSGEKPYSCITCGKTFSRPSSLTSHKRIHTGEKPHSCITCGKTFSRPSSLTSHRRIHTGEKPYSCKICKRGFRSSSNLIVHMRRTHKGETS, from the exons atgtcttcagttgagaatttgagagagtttgtcaacgagcgactatctgctgctgctgaagaaatattcggagtttttaaaagaaccgtcgtcgagtaccaggaggagatcgaccggcagcgcagactgttggatgttttttgGAAACCCGAAGTGAGGTTACACAGGATAG agctcccacagtcacgtgtctgtaaggaggaggagcttctctctgagcagcagctctgtctccaggagaggaagcccagtctggaccaagaggacccagatcctccagagattaaagaggaacaggaggaactctgcaccagtccagagggagagcagcttgaaccgaagcaggaggcctttacgttgactcctacttgtgaggaaagaggcCACGGTGAAGATCAACTTCTGGACTCGTGTAGTGATGAAActgagagtgtggtacaggaaacatctctagaatacatttcagttgaaagcaccgctgtagttgaactaaacaatgaccaccagcttctctctcacaatcctcatgaatctgatggccgagatcagaaaggagtaaaacttagtttaacatcaaacaaGGAACCAGCTCCTTTGGATGAGAAGCCGTTTTTGCGAGATTGTGGGAAATACTTTCAACTTAAAAATAGCTTGTTGGGCCACGTGAGAAGAACCCACAGAGTTGATGaaccatatgtatgcaacacctgtgggaaaagattcATTTATAAATCAACATTTGAGACTCATAAAACAGtccacagtgaagagaaaccattttcttgcaaaacatgtggaaaacatttcaaatgtagTAGTTACTTAAAGTTCCACATGAAAGTACACACAGGGAAAAGGCCACATTCTTGtagcacctgtgggaaaacattcactaagACCTCACATTTGAAGTCTCATTTATTaattcatagtggggagaagccgTATTGCTGCAtcacatgtggaaaaacattttctcgGCCTTCAACTTTGACGTCTCATAAAAGaattcatagtggggagaagccatattcctgcatcacatgtggaaaaacattctCTCGGCCTTCATCTTTGACGTCTCATAAAAGAATTCATACCGGGGAGAAGCCACATTCCTGCAtcacatgtggaaaaacattctCTCGGCCTTCATCTTTGACGTCTCATAGAAGAATTCatactggggagaagccatattcctgtaaaatatgtaaaagaGGTTTCAGGAGTTCTAGTAACCTAATTGTCCACATGAGAAGAACCCACAAGGGTGAGACGTCATAG